One segment of Candidatus Omnitrophota bacterium DNA contains the following:
- the murF gene encoding UDP-N-acetylmuramoyl-tripeptide--D-alanyl-D-alanine ligase, whose product MFTVREIIEATGGKLTQGDARASVRGVSIDSRSVRKGDLFIAIKGDTFDGHDFVRDVVGKGIRVVLVAKPVAVKNKNAAVIRVADTVLALGHLARFHRMRFKIPVLAITGSAGKTTTKEMIAAVLRRNYTVLKNEGTQNNHIGVPMTLLKLKKSHQAAVLECATNQPGDIPWLAQMVRPDIAVFTNIGVSHFEGLKDINGVLREKWQMTSFMPRMGKIVLNADDPLLAARCAREKRLNVITYAVDGKARFQAKDVGVVRGCRLRLILEGKTIELRSCGRNNAYNALAAFACGRLLGVAARAAAKALSAFHFPKGRQEFIRLGKGWLIDDSYNANPVSMAGAIETLSALKGRGKKILVAADMLELGTRSAAYHRSAGKRTAQAGIDVLITVGPLARNIARGALAVRPDMSVFSYDDVQDAGTKLRKVLADGDAVLVKGSRRMKMEGVVRSLLKG is encoded by the coding sequence ATGTTCACCGTCAGAGAAATTATAGAAGCAACGGGAGGGAAGTTGACGCAGGGTGATGCGCGCGCGAGCGTGCGCGGGGTGTCCATTGATTCCCGTAGTGTGCGCAAAGGCGACCTTTTCATCGCCATCAAAGGGGACACCTTCGACGGGCATGATTTCGTGCGCGACGTCGTCGGCAAAGGCATTCGCGTTGTGCTCGTTGCCAAACCGGTCGCGGTCAAAAATAAAAATGCCGCTGTCATCCGCGTTGCGGACACGGTCCTGGCTTTGGGGCATCTGGCGCGTTTTCACCGGATGCGTTTTAAGATCCCGGTTCTCGCCATTACTGGTAGTGCGGGCAAGACCACGACCAAGGAAATGATCGCCGCTGTCCTGCGCCGTAACTATACGGTCCTTAAGAATGAGGGCACGCAGAATAATCATATCGGCGTGCCCATGACCTTGCTGAAACTTAAAAAATCCCATCAGGCGGCTGTGCTGGAATGCGCCACCAATCAGCCCGGGGACATCCCGTGGCTGGCGCAAATGGTCCGTCCGGATATCGCGGTTTTTACGAATATCGGCGTCTCTCACTTCGAAGGGCTCAAGGACATCAACGGTGTGTTGAGGGAAAAATGGCAAATGACATCGTTCATGCCCCGCATGGGTAAGATCGTGTTGAATGCGGATGATCCTTTGCTGGCAGCGCGGTGCGCGCGGGAAAAAAGATTGAACGTGATCACCTATGCCGTTGACGGCAAGGCGCGTTTTCAGGCAAAAGATGTCGGCGTTGTCAGAGGATGCCGCCTGCGCCTGATCTTAGAAGGAAAAACAATTGAACTGCGTTCCTGCGGGCGTAATAATGCGTATAATGCATTGGCAGCTTTTGCCTGCGGACGTTTATTGGGCGTCGCAGCGCGCGCGGCGGCAAAGGCCTTGAGCGCTTTTCATTTTCCCAAAGGCCGGCAGGAATTCATCCGTTTGGGCAAGGGGTGGCTGATCGATGATTCGTATAATGCCAACCCGGTGTCCATGGCCGGCGCCATTGAAACGTTGTCCGCTTTGAAAGGCCGAGGCAAAAAGATCCTGGTCGCGGCGGACATGCTGGAATTGGGAACAAGGTCGGCCGCCTATCACCGCAGCGCGGGCAAGAGGACGGCGCAGGCCGGTATTGACGTCCTGATCACCGTCGGTCCGTTGGCCCGGAACATCGCCCGCGGCGCGCTCGCGGTCCGTCCGGACATGTCTGTTTTTTCTTACGACGACGTTCAGGACGCCGGGACGAAATTAAGGAAGGTCCTCGCCGATGGGGATGCTGTTTTGGTCAAGGGGTCGCGCCGGATGAAAATGGAGGGAGTCGTCCGGTCTTTGTTGAAAGGATAG
- the mraZ gene encoding division/cell wall cluster transcriptional repressor MraZ — MFYGEHIHGIDNKGRLILPARMREIARENNIEKFYVTRGLDRCIFMFSDHEWQLQEQKFKGLSFTKQEARNFNRIFFSGACEVLPDRQGRFIIPDYLKTFAGIKKDTVVIGVSNRIEIWDTATWQAFFNRTSSEFEKTAENMWNLT, encoded by the coding sequence TTGTTTTACGGTGAACACATACACGGCATTGACAACAAAGGCCGCCTGATCCTGCCCGCGCGCATGCGCGAAATTGCCCGTGAGAACAATATTGAGAAGTTTTATGTCACCCGCGGCCTGGACAGATGCATTTTCATGTTCAGCGACCATGAGTGGCAGCTCCAGGAACAGAAATTCAAAGGCCTGTCATTCACCAAGCAGGAGGCCCGCAATTTCAACCGGATCTTTTTTTCCGGGGCCTGCGAGGTGCTCCCCGACAGGCAGGGACGTTTCATCATCCCCGATTACCTCAAGACCTTTGCGGGCATCAAGAAAGATACGGTGGTCATCGGTGTTTCCAACCGCATTGAAATTTGGGACACCGCGACCTGGCAGGCATTTTTTAACAGGACAAGCTCCGAGTTTGAGAAGACCGCGGAGAACATGTGGAATTTGACATAA
- the rsmH gene encoding 16S rRNA (cytosine(1402)-N(4))-methyltransferase RsmH encodes MEFDIKAHTPVMPREVMDLLALPEGGTAVDGTLGLAGHAVLMARQLGPQGHLIGIDRDSTSLAEAEKRLAGLSLRIDLLKGNFSDVLRFLAQVQVTAVDGILLDLGISSFQLDDSARGLSFQQDGPLDMRMDVNQDLTAADIVNTWPEEKLAQVIWEFGEERFSRRIAKTIIRRRAEAKITTTQDLARSVLLSLPKGYTRGKIHPATRTFQALRIVVNDEMGSLERGLDACCGALKPGGRLCVIAFHSLEDRIVKNKFRAEAAQGTAEILTKKPLRPAQEECALNARSRSARLRAIRRLA; translated from the coding sequence GTGGAATTTGACATAAAAGCCCACACGCCGGTCATGCCGCGGGAGGTCATGGACCTTTTGGCCCTTCCCGAAGGAGGCACGGCGGTGGACGGGACCTTGGGGTTAGCTGGCCATGCCGTGCTCATGGCCCGACAGTTGGGTCCCCAAGGACATTTGATCGGTATTGACCGCGACAGCACGTCCCTGGCCGAGGCTGAAAAACGGTTGGCTGGATTATCCTTAAGGATTGATTTGTTAAAGGGCAATTTCAGCGACGTCTTGCGTTTTTTGGCCCAAGTCCAGGTGACGGCTGTCGATGGTATTTTGTTGGACCTCGGCATATCCAGTTTTCAGCTGGATGACAGCGCGCGGGGTTTGAGTTTTCAACAGGACGGACCTCTGGATATGCGCATGGATGTAAACCAGGATTTGACGGCTGCGGACATCGTCAATACGTGGCCCGAAGAAAAGCTGGCGCAGGTCATTTGGGAATTCGGCGAGGAACGTTTTTCCCGGCGCATCGCCAAAACGATCATCCGCCGGCGCGCCGAAGCAAAGATCACCACAACACAGGACCTGGCCCGGAGTGTCCTGCTGTCTTTGCCCAAGGGTTATACCCGCGGGAAGATCCATCCGGCCACGCGCACATTCCAGGCGCTGCGCATCGTGGTCAACGATGAGATGGGATCATTGGAACGCGGCCTGGACGCTTGCTGTGGTGCTTTAAAACCGGGTGGACGCTTGTGCGTGATCGCGTTCCATTCGCTGGAGGATCGTATCGTTAAGAACAAATTCCGCGCCGAGGCCGCCCAGGGCACGGCGGAAATTTTGACAAAAAAACCGCTGCGCCCGGCGCAGGAAGAATGCGCCCTCAACGCGCGCAGCCGTAGCGCCCGGTTAAGGGCGATCCGGAGGTTAGCATGA
- a CDS encoding UDP-N-acetylmuramoyl-L-alanyl-D-glutamate--2,6-diaminopimelate ligase, which translates to MMLLRELLQGTGIHVPPAYAQYPVGCISCDSREGMPDGLFVALPGFKVNGADFIREAVRQGARTIVKQQAGRVLGDHTIPDDVCVLDTVDTKAFLRRVTPRFYGHPGGQVKTIGITGTNGKTTITYLLESVLRAAGQKCGVVGTINSRIGTTFFPSKNTTPGYLDNQRYLARLVQEGVPYCVIEASSHALDQGRLDGIDFAVGVFTNLTQDHLDYHADMADYFRAKSLLFSRLSPQAAVIINADDEYGRRLKTLTQARVWTYAIDAPADVCAVDIRYALSGTEFDIHFSGGKIPVHTRMIGRHNVYNILAAFTCALAQDFAVETIVKGIEGLKNVPGRLQPVDAGQDFFVFIDYAHTEDGLINVLRALKAVTAKRVIVVFGCGGDRDHGKRPKMGHVACLLADHSVVTSDNPRSEDPQVIIDQITAGFTRTNFETCVDRREAIGRALKMARTGDLVLIAGKGHEERQIFQDKTIPFNEREIVMEFLKCSPSEKL; encoded by the coding sequence ATGATGCTGCTGCGTGAACTATTGCAAGGGACGGGGATCCATGTTCCGCCGGCTTACGCCCAGTATCCCGTAGGGTGCATCAGCTGCGACTCCCGTGAAGGCATGCCCGACGGGCTTTTTGTCGCCCTGCCGGGGTTCAAGGTCAATGGCGCGGATTTCATCAGGGAGGCTGTCAGGCAAGGCGCGCGGACCATCGTCAAACAGCAGGCCGGGCGTGTGCTGGGAGATCACACCATTCCCGATGACGTGTGCGTCCTGGATACCGTGGACACAAAAGCATTCTTGCGCCGGGTCACGCCGAGATTTTATGGCCATCCCGGCGGTCAGGTCAAGACCATCGGCATCACCGGCACCAACGGCAAAACGACGATCACCTATTTATTGGAGTCCGTCCTTCGTGCCGCCGGACAAAAATGCGGGGTCGTCGGCACGATCAATAGCCGCATCGGCACAACGTTTTTCCCGTCAAAGAACACAACGCCCGGCTATTTGGATAACCAGCGCTATCTGGCGCGTCTGGTCCAAGAGGGCGTGCCCTATTGTGTGATCGAGGCCTCGTCGCACGCGCTGGACCAGGGGCGTCTGGACGGCATTGATTTTGCCGTCGGGGTGTTCACCAACCTGACGCAGGACCATCTGGATTATCACGCGGACATGGCGGATTATTTCAGGGCTAAGTCCCTGTTATTTTCCCGCCTATCGCCCCAGGCCGCGGTCATCATCAATGCCGACGACGAATACGGCCGGCGTTTGAAGACCCTGACCCAAGCCCGGGTGTGGACCTATGCCATTGACGCGCCAGCGGATGTGTGCGCCGTGGACATCCGTTATGCTTTAAGCGGCACGGAATTTGATATCCATTTTTCAGGCGGAAAAATTCCCGTTCATACCCGCATGATCGGCCGGCATAATGTTTATAATATTTTAGCCGCATTCACCTGCGCCCTTGCGCAGGATTTTGCCGTGGAAACGATCGTGAAGGGCATTGAGGGTTTAAAGAATGTGCCCGGCCGTCTGCAGCCGGTGGATGCGGGTCAGGATTTTTTTGTATTCATTGATTACGCCCATACCGAGGATGGCCTGATCAACGTGCTGCGGGCCTTAAAAGCGGTGACGGCCAAGCGCGTCATCGTCGTGTTCGGCTGCGGCGGGGACCGTGACCATGGCAAAAGACCCAAGATGGGGCATGTGGCCTGTCTGCTCGCCGACCATTCGGTGGTGACCAGCGATAATCCCCGCAGCGAGGACCCGCAGGTGATCATTGACCAGATCACCGCGGGGTTCACCCGCACAAATTTTGAGACCTGTGTAGACCGCCGCGAAGCCATCGGCAGGGCGCTGAAGATGGCCAGGACCGGGGACCTGGTCCTCATCGCCGGCAAAGGACACGAGGAGCGTCAGATATTTCAGGACAAGACCATCCCGTTCAATGAGCGGGAGATCGTGATGGAATTTTTGAAATGTTCACCGTCAGAGAAATTATAG
- a CDS encoding bifunctional riboflavin kinase/FAD synthetase, which translates to MKVISGLGRVKIKRSCVAIGIFDGVHRGHQMLLAAMVKEARRRKAVPVVITFFPHPAHVLSSSAKIDYLVSLRHRFKLLETLGVRVCIVIRFTRAFAAIRPETFIRSALVGRLGVQAVFVGEDFRFGKDRRGDIALFKRLGEQYGYVAHGVAPLKVGGEPISSTRLRGLIASGKLSAAQRLLGRPFSVMADVVQSRGRGRRLGYPTANLRLGPNILPPHGVYAVRVDVKGEIRRGVANLGVRPTFKERKPTVHLEVYIFDLNQNLYGQTLEVHFIKKIRNERVFKTPQDLVRQIGADERKARSIL; encoded by the coding sequence ATGAAGGTCATATCCGGTCTTGGCCGGGTCAAAATTAAACGCTCCTGCGTTGCCATCGGTATTTTTGACGGGGTGCACCGCGGCCATCAAATGCTGCTGGCGGCCATGGTGAAAGAGGCCCGCCGCCGGAAAGCCGTGCCGGTTGTCATTACTTTTTTTCCTCATCCTGCCCATGTTTTGTCTTCGTCCGCCAAGATCGATTATTTAGTTTCTCTGCGCCACCGGTTCAAACTTTTGGAAACGCTCGGGGTCAGGGTCTGCATCGTCATTCGTTTCACGCGGGCCTTTGCCGCCATCCGACCCGAGACCTTTATCCGCAGCGCTCTCGTCGGGCGTTTGGGCGTCCAGGCGGTTTTTGTGGGGGAAGATTTTCGTTTCGGCAAAGACCGCCGCGGGGACATCGCTCTTTTTAAGCGTTTGGGTGAACAATATGGTTATGTTGCCCATGGAGTGGCACCTTTAAAAGTCGGAGGCGAACCCATCAGCAGCACCCGTTTGCGCGGCTTGATAGCGTCGGGGAAATTGAGCGCGGCCCAACGCTTGTTGGGCAGGCCGTTTTCAGTCATGGCCGACGTGGTGCAAAGCCGCGGCCGCGGCCGGAGATTGGGATATCCGACGGCAAATTTGCGCTTGGGACCCAACATTTTACCGCCTCATGGTGTTTATGCCGTGCGGGTGGACGTCAAAGGAGAAATACGGCGCGGCGTTGCCAATCTGGGCGTGCGCCCCACGTTCAAGGAGAGAAAGCCGACCGTTCATTTGGAAGTGTATATTTTTGACCTCAACCAAAACCTCTACGGCCAGACCCTCGAAGTCCATTTTATAAAAAAGATCCGCAACGAACGCGTCTTTAAGACCCCGCAAGACCTTGTCCGCCAGATCGGCGCGGACGAACGCAAAGCCCGCAGCATTCTCTAA
- the truB gene encoding tRNA pseudouridine(55) synthase TruB, whose translation MEGVIVVNKPPGITSHDVVGFIRRKFKMRRVGHAGTLDPLATGVLVMLLGKSTKLFDRFVAFDKSYRATLRLGTKTTTADIMGQVIEEKPFSGITRSRVEEVFRGFVGDIEQKPPMVSAVKHQGQRLYKIAREGKSVERTARKVRVDEVRLLSFALPEVEFFMACSKGTYVRQLAEDVGDVLGCGACISQIERTKVGPFDIKDAVKLEDLNEGHIRSWPGQN comes from the coding sequence ATGGAAGGCGTTATTGTCGTCAATAAACCGCCGGGGATCACCTCCCACGACGTGGTCGGCTTTATCCGCAGGAAATTCAAGATGCGCCGGGTGGGGCATGCCGGGACGCTGGACCCTTTGGCCACCGGTGTGCTGGTGATGCTTTTGGGGAAGTCCACCAAGCTGTTCGACCGTTTTGTCGCTTTTGACAAGTCCTACCGCGCCACCTTGCGTTTGGGCACCAAGACCACCACCGCTGATATCATGGGCCAGGTCATTGAGGAAAAGCCGTTTTCCGGGATCACGCGTTCGCGCGTGGAAGAGGTTTTCAGGGGTTTCGTGGGGGACATTGAACAAAAACCGCCCATGGTTTCCGCGGTGAAGCATCAGGGCCAGCGGCTTTATAAGATCGCCCGCGAGGGCAAAAGCGTTGAACGCACGGCCCGCAAGGTGCGCGTGGACGAGGTGCGGCTGTTGTCGTTCGCCCTTCCAGAAGTGGAATTTTTTATGGCCTGTTCCAAGGGCACCTATGTCCGCCAATTGGCCGAAGATGTGGGCGATGTCCTTGGGTGCGGTGCCTGCATCAGCCAGATCGAGCGGACCAAGGTCGGGCCTTTTGACATCAAGGACGCGGTCAAACTTGAGGACTTAAATGAAGGTCATATCCGGTCTTGGCCGGGTCAAAATTAA
- the mraY gene encoding phospho-N-acetylmuramoyl-pentapeptide-transferase, with the protein MFYFLSDLIHLSGAFNIFRYITFRTGMAGVTAFLLCIIFGPLFIRSFKDRRIREIAKRNDAPALDQFQEKKEGTPTMGGVFIVGSILASVLLWGNLTNPFILLTAFVCLCLAVIGGLDDAMKLAGVPAKGRGMSARAKLLGQALLAAAVGVYLYLHPATSSFLDVPFFKNLIINLGAFFVFWVVLVIVGASNAVNLTDGLDGLAIGCTLMVAFTLGALSYVTGNFQMSEYLLIPHVPGAGELTVFCAAIVGASLGFLWFNCHPASVFMGDVGSLPLGGCLGVIAILIKKEVWLVVLGGVFVVEAVSVILQVASFKLTGKRLFKMSPFHHHLQLSGWNENKIIVRFWICAIILAILTLTTLKIR; encoded by the coding sequence ATGTTTTATTTCTTGTCGGATCTCATCCACCTGTCCGGGGCCTTTAATATTTTCCGTTACATCACCTTCCGCACAGGCATGGCAGGGGTGACGGCTTTTTTGCTGTGCATCATTTTTGGTCCCCTGTTCATCCGTTCTTTTAAAGACAGACGCATCCGCGAGATCGCCAAACGCAATGACGCCCCGGCCCTGGACCAATTCCAGGAAAAGAAAGAAGGGACCCCGACCATGGGAGGGGTGTTCATCGTCGGCAGCATCCTTGCCTCCGTGCTGTTGTGGGGGAACCTGACCAATCCGTTCATTTTGCTCACCGCTTTTGTCTGTTTGTGCCTGGCCGTGATCGGCGGCCTTGATGATGCGATGAAATTGGCCGGTGTTCCGGCCAAGGGCCGCGGCATGAGCGCGCGCGCCAAATTGCTGGGGCAGGCGTTACTGGCCGCCGCTGTCGGCGTGTATCTCTATTTGCATCCGGCGACCTCTTCATTTCTGGACGTGCCGTTCTTTAAGAACCTGATCATTAATTTGGGCGCGTTTTTTGTGTTTTGGGTCGTGCTCGTCATTGTCGGCGCTTCCAACGCGGTCAATCTCACCGACGGGCTGGACGGCCTGGCCATCGGGTGCACGCTGATGGTGGCCTTTACGCTGGGCGCGCTCAGTTATGTCACGGGCAATTTCCAGATGAGCGAATATTTGCTCATCCCGCATGTGCCGGGCGCCGGTGAACTCACGGTCTTTTGTGCTGCCATCGTCGGGGCAAGTCTGGGATTTTTGTGGTTCAATTGCCATCCGGCCAGCGTCTTCATGGGCGATGTGGGGTCTTTGCCCCTGGGCGGCTGTTTGGGGGTGATCGCCATCCTCATTAAAAAGGAGGTCTGGCTTGTGGTCCTGGGCGGCGTGTTCGTGGTGGAAGCGGTCTCGGTCATCCTGCAGGTGGCCTCGTTCAAATTGACAGGCAAACGCCTGTTCAAAATGTCCCCCTTTCATCATCATTTGCAATTGTCCGGATGGAACGAGAACAAGATCATCGTGCGCTTTTGGATCTGCGCCATCATTTTGGCCATACTGACACTGACCACGCTTAAGATCAGATGA
- a CDS encoding penicillin-binding transpeptidase domain-containing protein: MYLRKYPLRFAVVFIVLLAGLLYSVVFLFYIQIFRSSFLARLAQRQHEHSVVLEPTRGTIYDRNLRPLAINLPVYSVFANARVLNKRHDRDAIMLRLAGIIKMDPALLLLKLKNDKYFVWIVRKLPQDVYERVEEAKLPGIGFVKESKRFYPNKTLAAHLIGFAGMDNTGLEGLERDYDRYLKGQEGSSVVMRDAHQRELLLEKGYVAPVDGLDLVLTIDETIQFIAERALENMYRKYNAKGASIIVLDPRTGEILAFANRPTYNLEEPGKSPTENRVNRAIVFTYEPGSVFKIVTAAAALQEEVVKETDVINCERGTYRVANHILHDHEPEGLLTFRQVIERSSNIGTVKVAQRLGPRRVYNYAHHFRFGMRTGIDLPGEAKGYLKPVRLWSKTSIGAVPIGQEVTVTALQLAGAIAAIANNGIYMRPYVVRSVRDAKGRIVKEGKPVILDKIMTQQTSLRLRSILQGAVDNGTGKKAKIPGVTVGGKTGTAQKVVDGAYSHAHFYATFIGFAPVGDPRLAAVVVFDDPHPVYYGGSVAAPVFQEVVADALKYLNARGMSK, encoded by the coding sequence TTGTACCTGCGTAAATATCCTCTTCGTTTTGCCGTTGTCTTCATCGTTCTGCTGGCAGGATTGTTGTATTCGGTCGTCTTCCTATTTTATATCCAGATCTTCCGTTCTTCTTTCCTCGCCCGACTTGCCCAGCGCCAGCATGAACACAGTGTCGTCCTCGAGCCCACCCGGGGGACCATTTATGACCGCAATTTGAGGCCCCTGGCCATTAACCTGCCTGTTTATTCAGTTTTTGCCAACGCGCGGGTGCTAAACAAGCGCCATGACCGCGACGCGATCATGCTGCGTCTGGCGGGGATCATCAAAATGGATCCCGCCCTTTTGCTTTTGAAACTCAAGAATGATAAATATTTTGTTTGGATCGTCCGCAAGCTGCCGCAGGACGTGTATGAACGCGTCGAGGAGGCAAAATTGCCGGGCATAGGGTTTGTCAAAGAGAGCAAACGTTTTTATCCAAACAAGACCCTGGCCGCGCATCTGATCGGATTTGCCGGTATGGATAATACCGGCCTCGAGGGGCTGGAACGCGACTATGACCGTTATCTGAAGGGCCAGGAGGGCTCTTCGGTCGTTATGCGCGACGCGCACCAGAGGGAATTGTTGCTGGAAAAAGGGTATGTCGCGCCTGTGGACGGGCTTGATCTGGTCCTGACCATTGATGAGACCATCCAGTTCATCGCCGAGCGGGCGCTGGAGAACATGTACCGGAAATACAATGCCAAGGGGGCCAGCATCATCGTGCTGGACCCCAGGACCGGGGAAATCCTGGCATTTGCCAACCGGCCCACCTATAATCTGGAAGAGCCCGGCAAGAGCCCAACGGAAAACAGGGTCAACCGCGCCATCGTGTTCACCTATGAACCGGGGTCTGTGTTTAAGATCGTGACGGCCGCCGCGGCCTTGCAGGAGGAAGTGGTCAAGGAAACAGATGTCATCAACTGCGAGCGCGGCACTTACCGCGTGGCCAATCATATTTTGCACGACCATGAGCCGGAGGGGCTTTTGACGTTCCGGCAGGTCATTGAACGTTCCAGCAATATCGGCACCGTCAAGGTGGCCCAGCGGCTGGGGCCCCGGCGCGTTTATAATTACGCGCATCATTTCCGTTTCGGCATGAGGACAGGCATCGACCTGCCCGGCGAGGCCAAGGGTTATTTAAAGCCCGTGCGGTTGTGGTCCAAAACATCCATCGGCGCTGTCCCCATCGGGCAGGAGGTGACGGTGACGGCCTTGCAATTGGCCGGGGCCATCGCGGCCATCGCCAACAACGGGATCTATATGCGTCCTTATGTCGTTCGATCTGTCCGTGACGCCAAGGGCCGGATCGTTAAGGAAGGCAAGCCGGTCATTCTGGACAAGATCATGACCCAGCAAACATCCTTGCGTTTGCGTTCGATCCTGCAGGGGGCCGTGGACAATGGCACGGGGAAAAAAGCCAAGATCCCGGGCGTTACGGTCGGTGGAAAGACGGGGACAGCCCAGAAGGTGGTGGACGGCGCGTATTCCCACGCGCATTTTTACGCGACCTTCATCGGTTTCGCGCCGGTGGGTGATCCGCGGCTGGCCGCGGTCGTTGTTTTTGACGATCCACATCCCGTGTATTACGGGGGATCGGTGGCAGCACCCGTCTTTCAGGAAGTGGTGGCCGATGCCCTTAAATATTTGAATGCCCGGGGTATGTCCAAATGA